Genomic window (Streptomyces sp. SLBN-31):
ATCCAGCTGACGTAGGAGATCGTCGACCATGCGACCGAGCTCTGCCTCGTCGGAGTCGTCGGCGATGGTCGCCCTCTGATGCTGAGTCGCATACCAGTACTCCCTGACGATCGGGTTCTGGAGCAGACCGCGGACAAAACCGAAGAACTCCTCGCGACTGATGTTGCCCACGCGGTACGCGAAGAGTTGGTTCGTGTAGAGGGCGTTGGCGAAGAGATACTGCGCCCGCCTTGTCGGCGACGACGGAACCTCGAAGATGTCAAGAACCTCTGCCAGTTCAGGGTTGTCGATTGCCTTGCTCAGCAGCTCCCAATGCAGCCTCTGCTGGCTGGCAAGATTGGCCTCGCGCTGTGCGTACGGGGTCTGTTCCAGGCGCTCCAGCCGGGTCTTCAGCTGCTCATGAACCTGGCGCTGGGAGGCGCGGGTGGCCAGCGCGCCGAAGGCTACCCCCAGGCCGGCCGCAGCCGCATAACGGAGTCCCCGTGTCCCGAAATTCTGTGTGGCCATGTCAACTACCCCCGAATCGGGCGGCCGTTCCGCCGGTCGTCGGGGTGCGGGTCGACTGATGGGGACCGGCGAGCGGTGGGCGGCGCTTGCCGTCTCCCAGGGTGCCGAGCGGCTCTGATCGGCGGGGAGGCGGAGAGGAGGCGCACGGAGGGAAGCGAGGGTCGCACACTCCGGCGCCTTGCCAGACGTCTGCCCCGCCAAAGCTGCTAACAATCGTTCACTTCGCGGTGATTATTCCGGCTCGTATCCTGGTCCGGCAGTCACAGCTCGTACGTGCGTCGGCATCACGCTCCGGCGCACA
Coding sequences:
- a CDS encoding DUF6082 family protein, whose product is MATQNFGTRGLRYAAAAGLGVAFGALATRASQRQVHEQLKTRLERLEQTPYAQREANLASQQRLHWELLSKAIDNPELAEVLDIFEVPSSPTRRAQYLFANALYTNQLFAYRVGNISREEFFGFVRGLLQNPIVREYWYATQHQRATIADDSDEAELGRMVDDLLRQLDEADVDEWWVVGEPPTE